Within Primulina tabacum isolate GXHZ01 chromosome 5, ASM2559414v2, whole genome shotgun sequence, the genomic segment AAGCGATTTATCGTTCCTAATAgtttgataaataataaattcaggtaaatttttttaaaaaaagcttattaaaaagaagaaaatttaaacttaattttatttttacaaatttaatttttaattaaaatatttatttatttgaaaaatcGATTTTACAAGCTCGTGGAAGGACCATTTCTTGGCCAAAGAATATTTCTAGTAGTTTCTAGGAAATTACAAAAAGTCTTTATATATCTGTGTGGTATTTCGGATAAGCATTTATACGCAATTATTACTCGGAGATTGAAAGGGCATTTGGAAGTCGTTTCCTTGGTAGAGAGAGTAATGGATTCCTTCGCATCCTTCTTTGATTCACAATCTTCGTCCCGGAATCGGTGGAGTTACGATTCCCTTAAGAATTTCCGTCAGATTTCACCCGTCGTCCAAAATCATCTCAAACAGGTTCTTTTCATTGtttattgttatttttcttttcttttcttgttcCTTCCTGCGGATTTGTCGAGGGTTTCTTCGAGAAGTAATATGTTTCTTATGTCTTTATTAGAGTGACGATTGGAATCGAGGTCATGTGTTGAGAATTGAAGATTATCCGTTTAACTAGGGCtatatattcatttttaaatATCTGATTATTTGGGCTTATATCTTAGTACTCTTACCGATTGGTAGTATTAAATTAAACTTCTCCGTTGATTTGATTTCCAGATGATAATACTTCTAACTGATTCAAACTATTTATCCAATTTTCTCTATGTTTGTGATTTTTCTTGTAAATGTATGTGTTGGGAAATATATTTCAGAATTCTTTAATCTTTCCCTCGGTTTGTTTCAATGGTTTGTTGGCTTTCGCTCGCTAGTATTTGAAGAGAAAATGCTGCTTGATCGCAGGTGTATCTCTCATTATGCTGCGCCCTGGTAGCATCTGCGGTTGGAGCTTATCTTCACATTCTTTTTAACGTTGGTGGGTTTCTTACGACTCTTGGATGCATGGGTAGCATAATTTGGCTACTCTCTGTGCCTCAGTATGAAGAGGTATTTCTCTTTTTTGGCTCTCGTGTTCATCTTCTATAAACGTTATTGAATGTTTTCTATATTTAGTTGGCTTTCTGCAGAGACATGTTTTATGCTTGCTTTTGAAAATTTCTAGAAGGATATGAAGCAGATAAACCAAAACTTATATTTTTGGGGTTTCTTTGGAATCTTATGTTGTAATATCAGAAGCGTTTCAAAATCTTGGCAATAAATTATCAATTGTTGGAAAAATTTAAATGCTTTTTTACCAAAACTGGTATCCATACCCACTCTTAATCTTTATTGTTTTTCATTATGAACAGAAGAAGAGGATGTCACTTTTAATGGCCGCAGCACTCTTTGAAGGGGCCTCAGTTGGTCCATTGATCGAATTGGCAATTAACTTTGACCCAAGGTATATGTTATAATCCGGGTTATATGGTTTGACTTTATTTTGTGGTTTTTTTATTTCGATGCACATGAGATCGTACTTGTTTCCTGATAATAGTTGATAATCGATCTCTGATTTTTATATGGTTTTGACTTTATTTGGTGGTTTTTTTTATTTCGATGCACATGAGATCGTACTTGTTTCCAGATAATTGTCGATAATCGATCTCCGATTTTCTTTTTCGGCCAAGTGCACTTGTGTGAAATTATGAATCTCATATTGCGAGTTTTTTTTTGTGCTCCAGCATTGTTGTCAGTGCTTTCGTTGGTTGTGCTGTGGCCTTTGGTTGTTTCTCAGCAGCTGCCATGGTAGCCAAGCGAAGGGAATACTTGTACCTTGGTGGCCTTCTTTCCTCCGGTCTTTCCATCCTATTCTGGTTGCATTTTGCATCATCAATTTTCGGTGGTTCTATGGCCCTCTTCAAATTTGAGGTATATAATTTGTGTTTGATTTTCTCTTAATTTGTACCTATGGCCATCTGGCTGTTTCAAACTCAAAACTTTAAGGTCTTGAAATAACTTTTGAGCTGCTGTCTTCTCCATTCATGACCGATGATAGAACAGTAACTATTAACTTATACTACTTCCTTTTCCTCTTGCAGTTGTATTTTGGGCTCTTGGTGTTTGTAGGCTACATAGTAGTCGATACTCAAGATATTATTGAGAAGGCACACTTTGGGGATCTCGATTACGTGAAGCACGCTCTGACCCTTTTCACTGATTTTGTTGCTGTCTTTGTGCGTATTCTTATCATCATGGTAAGTACTCTTTCAAATTGAAGTGCATTTGACTTGAGGGGTTGAATTTTGCATGGCTTTATCTTACCATACTggcttttttattttatattgaaattttatgataactTACATTATACTAGCCCAAAAATAAAAACCAATGGTTATTTATTTTCCATCCTTGTTACAAATTTATGCAGTTATTCTTTTATGCTGCAATGAGCAATAGTATCAACTgaactaaaatttgaaatatttcaaCAATATTTTATCAAGTTAACTTCGATCAAGCGAAgctcaaaattttagattaacTTAAGGTTGAGCACGATCTTAATTCGAAGCTTGTTACCAATTTATATACTTGATTAATTGGTGTTGCATTGCAGTTGAAGAATGCATCCGAGAAGgaagagaagaagaagaagaggagaAACTGATACGGACGGCAGTGGTTGGAATGTGTATGTCCTAAAAATAAGCTCTCTAAAATGCCACCGATTGTTTCGGAAACTTTTATTCGTCTGTActgttttcattttttttttatatatacttTTTTTGACCTTTGTGCATCTACTGTTACATATACGGAAGTCTTTCAAGTAGCACAAACATAAATGTGTTTGCAGTTTCTTTCTCACCTTCTGCCTATGGCTGTTTTCCTCCCTCAATGTTTCTCGTTGTGCTTGATTAGTTTGGAAACTGTGATTATGAATTAGTTTTGCAAAATTTGGTCAACCGccgaaattgtgtatatatatatattgatagagtaaataacttattttaaattataaaaaatttaaatatctatataaataataaaatgtaaatttatcagagtttaaaatttaaacacacatataatcaaatataattttAGCAGGCTTTCAACCTGTTTTGATTGGTTTGACTTAAAACGGTTTTTAGAGTTGGTTCGTTCTAAATCTGTGATCGGTTACAAGTCGAATCAGTTGATCTGGAGCTGTTACAAGTACAAAAACAAcctttgtttttaattaattaacaattacaatttatttcatttaatattcttaacatactacataaaataaataaattgctCGAATTTAGAAAACCGTCTTCCCAATCTGTAATTGGTACATAAAACATTTCtgactaattaaataattaactaaTTAGCCACTACTCGGAggatatataaattttatataattaatttgttATGTAGAAGGGAAAAAGATTAATCTATTGTGATTGAAATCATAACGTCTTTGTTATCCCTTTGTTCCTCCAAAACaacaatcaaaatataaaacCGCTCGTCCAATCATGAAGTGTGGCAATTTCTGGGCGAATAGGTTCATGCAAAAGAAGAAGTCTGTGGAGTGGTGCAACCCCGCCTCAATCGATTCCACGGCCAGCTGCTGACCTAGTCAAACTCATTTCGACAAGTACAATGAATCTTTCTTATTTCACCTGAAAAATTAAGGGCCTGCACAAAAACTCATAAATCAAATTGCTCCCCTTGTCTTGTGCATCATCCCATCCCAATTCTCCACTGCAAAATGGTGAGTTTTATATACTTTCGTCATTTTGTTTGATCAATCCATGCTCCATCATTCACGAAGCTTTGATGAGATCACAATtgtgaattttaattttcaaaactgTTTTCTAGAGTATCGCATGCTGTCGGGAAAAAGCTGTGTTAGTCACCATATACGTAGAGAAACCGGATGAGGTCACGATCATCGGAAAATGGGCTACGAATTCGAAAGCACCTCCTACATCTGAGGTGTCATCTTTCTACTCTTTTTTCTCCAAACTCATTCTTTCCCACTACATATAAAACAGAATAATACTTAATTTATCTCGTCCacaaaaatcataccaaacataacatCACTTTGTCACCATATATTACTTTTCTTTATCACTCGTTTGTTAGTCATTCAGTCATGCATGCATTGACAGGTTCTCCCAGCAAAAAGGAAACCAAAACGCGCAACTTCTCCAAGTTGCCTGGGAAAATGGGACTCCTTGATACCAAGCTTTTTCAAAACAACGATGAATCCCAAGGGGAAAAAGAAAAGCAGTGTGTTCACAATTACTACTAAAATGGAAGCTCCAGTGAAATGTCTCCAGGTGACATATTACATTTTTGTTAGTAAACTCTGTCTATACACATTTGAGGATAAAATGCAAGTGTATTGTACTTTTCAGGTGCAGAAAAAGGGAATCTTCATGTCAAAATAGGTCACAAGATGGACAAAACATCACAAGTGAAGTAAACTGTTGTCCTTACGCGATCCAAGTTGTTTGGACACTTCCGATTAGATTAATCTTTCTCCAAATTGTGtagaaaattcatgtttgtaGAGTGGAATTTACATGAATCCCTAAGCAACAGATCTCTTTGGTTTTAAAATTTCaacagttttttttatttatctccAAATATGTAACATAAAATACAATCGACGAAATTATATcatcatatataaatatatgttgTACTTCTAGTCAataattttacataaaaataatgaaacttgtacataaaaataatgaaacTTACAACTTACAAGCGATTAGTGCATGCGAAGCGGCCATGGATCTCTTGGTCAAAATGTTAGGaaaaacccataaaccgcagaatccaGCATTCTAAATTATTAAGAATTTTGACTAAAAtcttaagcggaagcgtacctgaagccataatcctgaattctttagaacgtgtcttgatcttccagatctacgcgctctttccttgagagaatcctttagtttctcttcagaattattttcttaatgggggagagaatagtgagagtgataacgcgagatctggggaacatgacccatatttatagataatgtttatcaatatgttctgatatttttattttagctcatcataaaaacagaaattacacttatgtctctacacattaaaggctCACAGtccattagatacattaaagcccaataactcgaaacattaattgatcactttattctgggcttaacttaatagacaactcacaatacataattattcacatataagccaatataaataaattgatccaacaatctcccacttggactatatgtgcaactttataattatgtttgtgaaaataaacttatgagctcaaaattgttgtcattccaaaatgtatctataaccaatccggtccatcaatcacatcacATAGGATCAAAGCAGTCTTCGCTACACTCAAGGTAACTAGACCCATCAATGGTCACATATGCCAACACAACTGAATGACATGAATCATGAAGTAGATGTGTAGCATGGAAATTTCATGCAATATGACCGTAACATGCCTATTTACAACTGGTCCTCCCTATAACCTTATTGatatcaaactttaaatcataatcagagtgtgacttaacttgaaatttatttctgcagaaagtaaatttacataactgtaactgaaaatgtctacaactgaaaagcatttaaaataacaaattcCCACTAAAACTGAATTTCCTCAATTGACATAACACCCATACTAGCAGTGTGCTCATGAAACTGTTTCGGTGGTAGTCCCTTAGTAAGCGGATCCGCAACCATGGAGGTTGTACCGATATGCTCAATAGACAACTTTCCActctgaattctttctttaacaacccgaaacttgatgtcaatgtgttttgacttcgtcgagctcctgttgttattggaatacataactgctgatttattgtcacaatgTAATCTTAGTGGCCTTTCAATGCCATCAACAATGCGCAGTCCTGTGACAAAATTTTGCAGCCATATTCCATGATTGGATGCCTCATAACACTCTACAAACTCAGCTGTCATGGTGGAAGAGGCTATAAGTGACTGTTTAGCACTCTTCCAGAAATGACACCTCCAGCAAGGAGATAGATGTAGCCCAACGTAGATTTCATACTATCTTGGCATCCAGCAAAATCGGAGTCAGTATATTCAATGATCTCAAGCTGATCCAATCTCCAATATATGAGCatgtaatcttttgttctctGTAGATACCGTAAAACCCTTTTGactgctttccaatgttccactccttgattacttaaatatcgtcccaacatttctgtcacgtacgcaatatctggacgtgtacaaacctgagcatacatcagactccccactgcagatgcatagggaaccttctgcatttctttttcctcaaaatcattcgttgggcattgtttgagacTAAATTTGTCTCCCTTAGCCACAGGGGTATCTGTTGGTTTACAATCTTGCATCCCGTATTGCTTGAGAACTTTCTCGATATAGCCTTTCtgagataatccaagaataccccgagaacgatcccgatgtatctgaatatccagtacaaaagatgcatcaccaagatctttcatctcaaaattcttagctagaaatctcttggtttcatgcaacaactctatatcgttgctagcgagcagaatgtcatcaacatataaaaccagaaaaatatgcttactcccactgaacttatggtacacacaatcatcgaccaaattcatctcaaaaccaaacgagatgatcacttgatgaaatttgaaataccattgtcgagatgcctgcttgagcccatagatggatttctttaatttgcaaaccatattatttgtgtctttggacacaaaattttctggttgcaccatataaatcgtttcatcaatgtcaccatttaaaaacgcagtctttacatccatctgatgaagctcaagatcgaatgcgccaccaaagccgttataatccttaaagagtctttcgaagaaaccggagagaaagtctctttataatcaatgccttctttctgtgtaaagcctTTAGCGACAATACGAGCCTTATATCTTTCCACATTGCCTTTCGAATCCCTCttggttttaaatatccatttgcaaccaatgggcttcgtacctttaggcaatgggacaagatctcatacgtcattgtccttcatggactttatctcctcattcatggcatcattccacttttgagagttagaactttccatggcttgacggaagttaataggatcatcctccatcaatccaatgtctgcctcatgttcttgaagaaatacaaTGTAATCATCTGGCACTGCATTTCTCCTCTCTCTAGTGGATCTACTTAATGGCATAGGTTCTGGAGGTGCTTGAGTTTGTTCATCTGGAATGGGAGGATCTCTAATATTGTCTTCCTGTATTGTGTCTTGGTCAAAGTGTTGAATATGATCCTGATCAATATCCAAGACACATGTGAgaatatttacatattcctcttcaaagacaatatctctttctttatctccccccgcaaactcaacatcctcaaAGAACCGGGCATTTTCTGACTCAAAAATCGACTTACTCGTgggatcataaaacttgtaccccctggatctttcagagtatccaataaaataacaactaaccgtccttgagtccagtttcttttcattaggCTTGTAAGGCCTTGCCTCAACTGGACATCCCCAAACGTGCAGATGCTTAAGACTGAGCTTTTTACCCGTCCAAAGTTCATAAGGGGTTTTGGTCGCTGCCTTAGTTGGAACCCTGTTAAGGATATATGCTGCGGTCTTTAGTGCTTCTCCCCAGAGTGATTCTGGTAAGGTAGAATGACTGATCATACTCCTCACCAAGTCCTTAAGCGTTCTGTTTCATCTTTCAGCAAACACCATTCATAGTGGGCGAACCCGACATAGTGTACTGTGAGACGATACCGCATTCCTCCAGGAATCTAGCAAAAGGTCCTCCACGTTTTTCACCTGAACCGTCATATCTACCATAGTATTCACCACCACGGTCAGATTTAACGCTTTTAATCTTTAagccaagttgattttcaacttcagctttatagtttttgaacacatccaatgactgtgcattttcatgaatgagataaatgaagccatatcttgaaaaatcgtTTGTGAACGTTATAAAATATTGTTGACCATTCCAAGAAGTCGAAGAGgaatggtccacaaatatcagtatGTATAAGTTCTAAGATACCTGAACACCTGTtggcttcaaatctccttttgttggtttgttttccctt encodes:
- the LOC142545435 gene encoding bax inhibitor 1-like encodes the protein MDSFASFFDSQSSSRNRWSYDSLKNFRQISPVVQNHLKQVYLSLCCALVASAVGAYLHILFNVGGFLTTLGCMGSIIWLLSVPQYEEKKRMSLLMAAALFEGASVGPLIELAINFDPSIVVSAFVGCAVAFGCFSAAAMVAKRREYLYLGGLLSSGLSILFWLHFASSIFGGSMALFKFELYFGLLVFVGYIVVDTQDIIEKAHFGDLDYVKHALTLFTDFVAVFVRILIIMLKNASEKEEKKKKRRN
- the LOC142544561 gene encoding uncharacterized protein LOC142544561 is translated as MSIACCREKAVLVTIYVEKPDEVTIIGKWATNSKAPPTSEVLPAKRKPKRATSPSCLGKWDSLIPSFFKTTMNPKGKKKSSVFTITTKMEAPVKCLQVQKKGIFMSK